The following DNA comes from Lemur catta isolate mLemCat1 chromosome 8, mLemCat1.pri, whole genome shotgun sequence.
GGCCACGTTGCCCACGCTGGGTGTGGCCGTGAACCGCACGCTGGGGCACCGACTAGAGCGTGTGGTGTTCCTGACAGGCGCACGGGGTCGCCGGGCACCACCTGGCATGGCTGTGGTGACCCTGGGCGAGGAGCGTCCCATCGGGCACCTGCACCTGGCGCTGCGCCACCTACTGGAGCAGCACGGCGATGACTTTGACTGGTTCTTCCTGGTACCTGACGCCACCTACACCGAGGCGCACGGACTGGCACGCCTAACTGGCCGTCTCAGCCTGGCCTCCGCTGCCCACCTTTATCTGGGCCGGCCCCAGGACTTCATTGGCGGAGAGCCCACGCCAGGCCGTTACTGCCACGGTGGCTTTGGGGTGCTGCTATCGCGCACGCTGCTGCAGCAGCTGCGCCCCCACCTGGAAGGCTGCCGCAACGACATCGTCAGTGCACACCCCGACGAGTGGCTGGGACGCTGCATTCTGGATGCCACGGGGGTGGGCTGCACTGGCGACCATGAGGTGGGATGACAAGCCACCCCACTGGTGCCTCCTATCTGAGCTTGTGCACTTCCCCCTGAGAGGCAAAGGAGAGGTGGTGGAGATACAGGCCTGGGTTTCCATGCCAGTTCTGTCATTTTCTATCCCTGTCACCCTGGGTAAATTACTAAATCTCCTGAGCACCAGTGTCCTCATCCATGCCAAAGGAAGTAATTATCGCTCagagttgttataaggattagaGAAAATAAGGGAGCCTTACATAGAGTAGGCATtcaatgttagttattattttatttgagccCCTGGACAGATCTGAAACAGGATGCATGCCATTTCACGGATGAGCTAGCAGAcgcttgcctaaggtcacacaaacTCACAACTGGTTGaggtagacttttttttttttttttttgagacagtctcactctgttgcccaggctagagtgccgtggcatcagcctagctcacagcaacctcaaactcctgggctcaagcgatcctcctgcctcagcctcccaagtagctgggactacaggcatgtgccaccatgcctggcaaatttttatatgtatatttttttagctgtccaaatcatttctatttttagtagagacgggggtctcgctcttgcttaggctggtcttgaactcctgacctcaagtgatcctcccgcctcggcctcccagagtgctaggattacaggcgtgagccaccgcgcccggcctggttgaGGTAGACTTAAACCCGCAGAAATCTGACTCCAAGTCCACCACAGGTCATAGGAACAGGAGATACTCACTGTGAGACAAGGGGGAAGGCAATCCCATCCCATTGTGgaccccttcccttcctctccccaggggGTGCACTATAGCTATCTGGAGCTGAGCCCTGGGGAGCCCGTGCAGGAGGGGGACCCTCGTTTCCGCAGTGCCCTGACAGCCTACCCTGTGCGTGACCCTGTGCACATGTACCAGCTGCACAAGGCTTTTGCCCGAGCTGAGCTGGAACGCACGTACCAGGAGATCCAGGAGTTACAGGTATGgtctgggcctgggggtggggggcagagaagAGGTGGTGAGGGGAACAGGATATGAGACGTCTCAGAgatcccagagaaagaaaaaagttagtgTCAAAATCACAGAACAAACCAACTTCCCAGCCCCTGTTTCCACATTCTCTGAGGAGCCTCCAGAAATTTCCTTTTAACTCTGAGGCTGCCTCCTTCTGGGGAAAGGAAAGGTAGGGGGTCTGGGTGGGCAGAGGTTGGCAGGGAACTGGAGACCCATCCTGAGTGGCACCTGTGGCCTACCTCCTCCCCCAGCTGTGTGCTGgcctctctgctctctcccttgCTCATGGCCTGTTTCTCTGACCCAGCGGGAGATACAAAACACCAGCCGTCTGGCCGCTGACGGGGAGCGGGCAGCTGCCTGGCCTGTGGGCATCCCGGCACCATCCCGCCCGGCCTCCCGCTTCGAGGTGCTGCGCTGGGACTACTTCACGGAGCAGCATGCTTTCTCCTGCGCTGACGGCTCGCCTCGCTGCCCACTGCGTGGGGCTGACCAGGCTGACGTGGCCGATGTTCTGGGGGCAGCCCTGGAGGAGCTCAACCGCCGCTACCACCCAGCCCTGCGGCTCCAGAAGCAGCAGCTGGTCAATGGGTACCGACGCTTTGATCCAGCCCGCGGTATGGAGTACACGCTGGACCTGCAGCTGGAGGCCTTGACCCCCCAGGGTGGCCGGCGGCCCCTCACCCGCCGGGTGCAGCTGCTCCGGCCACTGAGCCGCGTGGAAATCTTGCCTGTACCCTATGTCACTGAGGCCTCACGTCTCACTGTGCTGCTGCCTCTGGCTGCTGCTGAGCGTGACCTGGCCCCTGGCTTCCTGGAGGCCTTTGCTACTGCAGCACTGGAGCCAGGTGATGCTGCGGCAGCCCTGACCCTGCTGCTACTGTATGAGCCACGCCAGGCCCAGCGGGCGGCGCATGCGGATGTCTTCGCACCTGTCAAAGCCCACGTGGCAGAGCTGGAGCGGCGTTTTCCCGGTGCCCGGGTGCCATGGCTCAGTGTGCAGACAGCCGCACCCTCACCACTGCGCCTCATGGATCTACTCTCCAAGAAGCACCCGCTGGACACATTGTTCCTGCTGGCCGGGCCAGACACGGTGCTCACGCCTGACTTCCTGAACCGCTGCCGCATGCATGCCATCTCCGGTTGGCAGGCCTTCTTCCCCATGCACTTCCAAGCCTTCCACCCAGCCGTGGCCCCACCACAAGGGCCCGGGCCACCAGAGCTGGGCCGAGACACAGGCCACTTTGATCGCCAGGCGGCCAGTGAGGCCTGCTTCTACAACTCTGACTATGTGGCAGCCCGAGGCCGGCTGGCAGCAGCCtcggagcaggaggaggagctgctggagagcctgGATGTGTATGAGCTGTTCCTGCGCTTCTCTGCCCTGCACGTGCTGCGGGCAGTGGAGCCAGCACTACTGCAGCGCTACCGGGCCCAGACATGCAGTGCACGGCTCAGTGAGGACTTGTACCACCGCTGCCGCCAGAGCATGCTCGAGGGCCTCGGCTCCCGAACCCAGCTGGCCATGCTGCTCTTTGAGCAGGAGCAGGGCAACAGCACTTGaccctgccctgtgcccctgaGCCCTGGCACAGCCGTACCCCGCCCCACTCCTCCCCAACAACCAGAGCCACCTGCCAGTCTCGCCGGACAGGGCTGGCCATAGCCTCAGCCCCCAGGGCAGCCCACTGTCCCTTCTTTCTGGCTTTGTGGGTCCTTGGGCTCAGGACAAGCCCTGGGGGAGGCACCCCCAGAACCACCCCCTTTTCACCCCATACCCAATCTCCCTGCCTCCTTGACACTGCTGATTCGGGCTGTGGCCTCCGTATATTTATGCAGTACAGTCTGCCTGACACCAGCCCCGCCTCAGGGGTCAggccctgggggctgggctgTAGATGAGTTGTTGAGGAAGGGGGAGCTGAGGGAGGGGGGGCGCATCTCCCAACTTTTCTGTTCTGGGCCCCTGATGAAGCTACCTGCCTTTAATAAACCGGCTGAGTGTGGACTAGTGATTCTGAGGCTTTGAAAGTGAgcgtgggggagggagggttgACTGCGCATGGAGGCTTCCCTTGTCCCTGCTGGGGCCTGAATCTCCTTTCACCCCAGACCAAGTCATGCatgtgcccagcccctccctagCCCCCGGCACGTGCTTGGTCACACATACACAGAATTCTTTATGCCTCTTTATTCCCAATTTTGTCAGCACTTTATAAAATCAGACTGGAGGGAGAGAGGCCTGAGAAGtttcccttcccaccctccagctTAGCCAAGGTCTGAAAGGTCTCCTGCCAGCTCCCTGTGGAGGGACTCTGGGGCCCGGGTTGGTGCAGGGGGAACTGGGAGCTGGGCCAGGCCTGCTGGGCTACCCACTCCCCCTGCCAAGAGGGGAGCTGGGCTGGAAAGGGGCAGGAAGTAGGACCAGCCCAGCACTCCTGAGTCCTGGGGGCTCCCCGTCTCCTGCTGACATTTGGGCTAGGACCCTGGCTGTGCCTGAATCACCCACCCTGTAGCCCCACCCACCTTCTACATCTctatcccacccccacccagtcctccctaaatatatacaaatgtacaGAGGATCCCACCCCTGCTGGGGTGGGCTCTAtcctccacctccctctctccttccctcccttcccctccacagGGAACCATGGTCTGGtctccagccctccctgggcACCAGCCTGGAGGTGGGGGATAACAAGGACCCTTGTGCAAAGCAGCTGACACCAGGGTAGGATGAGAGCAGGAACTGAGTCCTGGTCCTCCCAGGGagcaccacctcctcccctcagcctctgtCTCAGGAGCAGGAGGAGAATTTGCTGGGGATCTGGGGAGGGGTCCCAGATTCCTGGGTCCTCTCAGACACAGCACCATTCTAGCAAGCGAAGTCTTCAAAGAGGCCTCCTGGGGGGccgtgggggtggtggtggttggggaGCAGGCTGCTGGCCCCCCCGGCCTCAGCACAGCCCCGGCCTGGGCAGGGACTCTGCAAGATGAAGAgagagtggggcagggagagctCAAGTGGTGCCCCCAGCCCGGCTCAGCCAGCCTTTCCTTGACCCCAGGGCAGAGGCTCCTGGAGGACCCAGAGACCTAGTCCAGAAACAATGGGGTTACCCCACTCCAGAGAGAGGGTGCTGGCTCCGCACTCTGCAGAGCTTGTCCTCACCTGCTCCTTCAGCTCCTGCAGCCCCAAGGTGGAGATGCCCCCAGCGGAGGTCCGCAGGGGGGTCTTGGGTCGCCGCCATACCCGCTTCAGTCTGTCCCAGGACACCTTGGGGTTCAGGGTGAGAGACAGCAGTGGGCTCAGGAAATCTGGTTGAGAAGGAAGGGCCTTCCCAGGCCCAGCTCAGAGGACCCGCTGCCACAGCAAACCCCCAGTAACCCTCCTGCCTGCTCATCCCCTTCCGGCTCCTCAGGGCAACCAGACCAGCCCCAGCAGGGCGCCGAGCCGCCCCCTCTGCCGCCCCCCCTGCTTctcccacagccccacccccctGGCTGGAGCCCTTGCCTCATAGATGTAGTCGAGGATCTCCAACAGCGTGAGGACGCTGGCCCCGATGAACAGCCCCATCTGTCCCCCGAGGTCTCCTGGGGACGGGAGAGCAGGGTCAGAGGAAGCAGGCCAGGCTGGCCCACCCCGCACACGCTGCAGGCAGGCAGGGTCTGTGTCTCACCCAGCAGGGCCGACAGGCCATAGGCCGCTCGCTGCTCCACGGCTTCAGAGGTCAGCGCCTCGAAAAAGACGTCTAGCACCAGGAAGTTCTCCCTGTGGAGACAGGAAGCGATGTATCCGTGTGGGGCCGCTGGGGCGCTCCTCCTAGGAGGCAGCTGGCGGGCATCCTGATCTGAGACCCCTGCCCTGAGAAGCTGTGGCCACGCCCTCGGGTTCCCAGGGCTGTGAAGGGAGGCAGTCCCGGGTGTGTGTTAGCTCCATATTTTGAGGGGTAGGTAGCAAAGGCCTGGACAGCAAAATGAAACTCCTGAAGGAttccctcctgccacctctgAAGGAGCAGATAGGGTTCACTTTGCTTCATCTTTATGCCTCTCTagaaccttcagtggctccctactGCCCATCAGT
Coding sequences within:
- the CHPF gene encoding chondroitin sulfate synthase 2; this translates as MRASLLLSVLRPAGPVAVGISLGFTLSLLSVTWVEEPCGPGPPQSGDSELPPRGNTNAARRPNSVQPGAERERPGAGAENWEPRVLPYHPAQPGQAAKKAVRTRYISTELGIRQRLLVAVLTSQATLPTLGVAVNRTLGHRLERVVFLTGARGRRAPPGMAVVTLGEERPIGHLHLALRHLLEQHGDDFDWFFLVPDATYTEAHGLARLTGRLSLASAAHLYLGRPQDFIGGEPTPGRYCHGGFGVLLSRTLLQQLRPHLEGCRNDIVSAHPDEWLGRCILDATGVGCTGDHEGVHYSYLELSPGEPVQEGDPRFRSALTAYPVRDPVHMYQLHKAFARAELERTYQEIQELQREIQNTSRLAADGERAAAWPVGIPAPSRPASRFEVLRWDYFTEQHAFSCADGSPRCPLRGADQADVADVLGAALEELNRRYHPALRLQKQQLVNGYRRFDPARGMEYTLDLQLEALTPQGGRRPLTRRVQLLRPLSRVEILPVPYVTEASRLTVLLPLAAAERDLAPGFLEAFATAALEPGDAAAALTLLLLYEPRQAQRAAHADVFAPVKAHVAELERRFPGARVPWLSVQTAAPSPLRLMDLLSKKHPLDTLFLLAGPDTVLTPDFLNRCRMHAISGWQAFFPMHFQAFHPAVAPPQGPGPPELGRDTGHFDRQAASEACFYNSDYVAARGRLAAASEQEEELLESLDVYELFLRFSALHVLRAVEPALLQRYRAQTCSARLSEDLYHRCRQSMLEGLGSRTQLAMLLFEQEQGNST